One window of Mesorhizobium sp. PAMC28654 genomic DNA carries:
- a CDS encoding flagellar basal body-associated FliL family protein, translated as MANVEQVQPGKGPSLVIQIAMLMAVTVAAIGMGWMSGDYLKAAQGPDVVPPATATEAKHTEGAKPEGGGAHGAAAASTLVALAPITTNLASPADMWIRLEVSVVYDAPQPPALAEQIQQDLMAYVRTLKMHQIEGASGYQHLKADLEERAAIRGGGHVKQVLIRTLLLE; from the coding sequence ATGGCCAATGTCGAACAGGTTCAGCCCGGCAAGGGTCCTTCCCTTGTCATCCAGATCGCCATGCTCATGGCGGTGACGGTCGCCGCCATCGGCATGGGCTGGATGTCGGGAGACTACCTCAAGGCGGCCCAGGGCCCGGATGTCGTGCCTCCGGCCACCGCGACCGAAGCCAAGCACACCGAAGGCGCGAAACCCGAAGGTGGCGGCGCGCATGGCGCGGCTGCCGCATCGACGCTTGTCGCGCTTGCCCCGATCACCACGAACCTGGCCTCGCCGGCCGACATGTGGATACGGCTCGAGGTCTCCGTGGTTTATGACGCGCCACAGCCGCCCGCGCTTGCCGAGCAGATCCAGCAGGATCTCATGGCCTACGTGCGCACCTTGAAGATGCATCAGATCGAAGGCGCCAGCGGCTATCAGCATCTGAAGGCCGACCTCGAGGAACGCGCCGCGATCCGCGGCGGCGGTCACGTCAAACAGGTTCTCATCAGGACATTGCTGCTCGAATGA
- the fliP gene encoding flagellar type III secretion system pore protein FliP (The bacterial flagellar biogenesis protein FliP forms a type III secretion system (T3SS)-type pore required for flagellar assembly.) — MRKLIVATALIVAATSVAGAQQLDFGGIGKADGTTVGYIIQMFGLLTVLSVAPGLLIMVTSFTRFVIAFSILRAGIGLQSTPANLILISLSLFMTFYVMAPTFDQAWNTGVKPLMDNQISQTEAFEKISDPFRTFMLHNVRDKDFDLFADLARERGQVVAKETVDLRILVPAFMISEIRRGFEIGFLIVLPFLVIDLIVATITMAMGMMMLPPTVVSLPFKILFFVLIDGWNLLVGSLVRSFT, encoded by the coding sequence ATGAGAAAACTCATCGTCGCCACCGCACTCATCGTCGCCGCCACCTCCGTCGCCGGCGCCCAGCAACTGGACTTCGGCGGCATCGGCAAGGCCGATGGCACCACGGTCGGCTATATCATCCAGATGTTCGGCCTGCTCACCGTGCTGTCAGTGGCGCCGGGCCTGCTCATCATGGTGACGAGCTTCACCCGCTTCGTCATTGCCTTCTCGATCCTGCGTGCCGGCATCGGCCTGCAGTCGACGCCGGCCAACCTGATCCTCATCTCGCTGTCGCTGTTCATGACCTTCTATGTCATGGCGCCGACCTTCGATCAGGCCTGGAACACCGGCGTCAAGCCGCTGATGGACAACCAGATCAGCCAGACCGAAGCGTTCGAGAAGATATCGGACCCGTTCCGCACCTTCATGCTGCACAATGTGCGCGACAAGGATTTCGACCTTTTCGCCGATCTCGCGCGTGAACGCGGCCAGGTCGTCGCCAAGGAAACCGTCGATCTTCGCATCCTCGTGCCCGCCTTCATGATCTCCGAGATCCGGCGCGGTTTCGAGATAGGCTTCCTGATCGTCTTGCCGTTTCTGGTCATCGATCTCATCGTCGCCACCATCACGATGGCCATGGGCATGATGATGTTGCCGCCAACGGTCGTATCGCTGCCCTTCAAGATCTTGTTCTTCGTCCTGATCGACGGCTGGAACCTGCTCGTCGGAAGCCTGGTGCGCTCCTTCACCTGA
- a CDS encoding flagellin, translating into MSSIMTNTAALTALQSLNATSKSLQETQARISTGYRVSQASDNAAYWSIATTMRSDNQAMSTVSDALGLGASKVDTAYTGMNSSIDTLNQIKTKLVASYGQTDADKEKTQTEIAALQKQLKSYADGATFSGTNMLSVSTASGTAADVKIVSAFNRDASGASSISTIDVNVESIKLYDSGAAPTAKGILDADRLGSTGAAVTTAAVNPTAGAASTATDTYSVATLKVYDSATGKGFSDSQIADQMKVVDAALKDMTNAATTLGAAKSSVDLQKTFTSNLMDSIDRGVGQLVDADMNKESTRLQALQVQQQLGVQALSIANSSTQSIMSLFR; encoded by the coding sequence ATGTCCAGCATCATGACGAACACCGCCGCGTTGACGGCGCTGCAGAGCCTTAACGCCACCAGCAAATCCCTCCAGGAGACCCAGGCCCGCATCTCGACCGGCTACCGCGTTTCGCAGGCCTCGGACAACGCCGCCTACTGGTCGATCGCCACCACGATGCGCTCCGACAACCAGGCGATGTCCACCGTTTCGGACGCGCTCGGCCTCGGCGCTTCCAAGGTCGACACCGCCTACACCGGCATGAACAGCTCGATCGACACCCTCAACCAGATCAAGACGAAGCTGGTCGCGTCCTACGGCCAGACCGACGCCGACAAGGAAAAGACCCAGACCGAAATCGCCGCGCTTCAGAAGCAGTTGAAGTCCTACGCCGATGGCGCCACCTTCTCCGGCACCAACATGCTCTCGGTGTCGACCGCTTCGGGCACGGCAGCCGACGTCAAGATCGTTTCCGCCTTCAACCGCGATGCTTCCGGTGCGTCGTCGATCTCGACGATCGACGTCAATGTGGAAAGCATCAAGCTGTATGACAGCGGTGCCGCACCAACGGCGAAGGGCATTCTTGACGCGGACCGTCTCGGCAGCACCGGTGCCGCCGTTACCACCGCCGCAGTGAATCCGACCGCCGGCGCTGCTTCCACGGCTACCGACACCTATTCGGTCGCCACGCTGAAGGTCTACGACTCAGCCACGGGCAAAGGCTTCAGCGACTCGCAGATCGCGGACCAGATGAAGGTCGTCGACGCCGCGCTCAAGGACATGACGAACGCCGCCACCACGCTCGGCGCCGCCAAGAGCTCCGTCGACCTGCAGAAGACCTTCACCTCGAACCTGATGGACTCCATCGATCGGGGCGTTGGCCAGCTCGTCGATGCCGACATGAACAAGGAATCGACCCGTCTGCAGGCCCTGCAGGTCCAGCAGCAGCTCGGCGTCCAGGCGCTGTCGATCGCCAACAGTTCCACGCAGTCGATCATGTCGCTCTTCCGCTAA
- the flgH gene encoding flagellar basal body L-ring protein FlgH gives MIRKTFILLAVTMLSGCGTDLREVGREPSLSPVGSGIADGTTGSLYRYPQSPAPPVKKFSLWDDRQSRLFTDPRALSQGDILTVKIKINDRANFKNQNDRSRTANRKLGFDISAQWDKLSTAGKGSGALSSGTDTTADGEIKRSETLELNVAAIVIDVLPNGNLMIKGSQEVRVNAELRVLTIAGIVRPADIGAENTIPYERIAEARISYGGRGRITEVQQPAYGQQILDQVLPF, from the coding sequence ATGATCCGCAAAACGTTCATCCTGCTTGCTGTGACCATGCTGTCGGGCTGCGGTACCGATCTCAGGGAGGTCGGCCGGGAACCGTCGCTGTCGCCGGTCGGCTCCGGCATCGCCGACGGCACAACCGGCTCGCTCTACCGCTATCCACAGTCGCCCGCGCCGCCAGTCAAGAAATTCTCGCTGTGGGACGACCGCCAGAGCCGGCTGTTCACCGATCCGCGCGCGCTGTCGCAGGGCGACATCCTGACCGTCAAGATCAAGATCAACGACAGGGCCAATTTCAAGAACCAGAACGACAGGAGCCGCACCGCCAACCGCAAGCTCGGCTTCGACATCAGCGCGCAATGGGACAAGCTGAGCACCGCCGGCAAGGGTTCTGGCGCTCTGAGCTCCGGCACGGACACGACCGCCGACGGCGAGATCAAGCGATCGGAAACGCTTGAACTCAATGTCGCCGCCATCGTCATCGACGTCCTGCCGAATGGCAATCTGATGATCAAGGGCTCGCAGGAAGTGCGCGTCAACGCCGAACTCAGGGTGCTGACCATCGCCGGCATCGTGCGGCCAGCCGACATCGGCGCGGAGAACACGATCCCCTACGAACGCATCGCCGAAGCGCGCATCTCCTATGGCGGGCGCGGCCGCATCACCGAGGTCCAGCAACCTGCCTACGGTCAGCAGATTCTCGACCAGGTCCTGCCGTTCTAG